The Chloroflexota bacterium genome has a window encoding:
- a CDS encoding deoxynucleoside kinase, which yields MYRHPYIAIEGPIGVGKTTLARLLQPELGASLLLEVFEENPFLKDFYRDRERYAFQTQIFFLLSRYHQQHKAVPKALEKGPLISDYTFAKDRIFAHLNLRNEELALYEQLHAAMAEKIPVPTLVIYLRASLDALMERIALRDRPYERNMDRDYIRELSEAYERFFEHYTQSPVLTLDTDTLNYVRNSDDLNLVLERVRSALRHAPYQQPLIEIP from the coding sequence ATGTACCGTCATCCCTACATTGCCATTGAAGGGCCCATCGGCGTAGGCAAGACCACGCTGGCCCGCCTTCTCCAGCCCGAACTGGGCGCGTCGCTGCTGCTAGAAGTCTTTGAAGAAAACCCGTTTCTGAAGGACTTCTACCGCGACCGAGAGCGCTACGCCTTCCAGACGCAGATCTTCTTCCTGCTCAGCCGCTACCACCAGCAACACAAAGCCGTCCCCAAGGCGTTGGAAAAAGGCCCCCTCATCAGCGACTACACCTTCGCCAAAGACCGCATCTTCGCGCACCTGAACCTGCGCAACGAAGAACTGGCGCTGTACGAGCAACTCCACGCCGCGATGGCCGAGAAGATTCCCGTGCCCACGCTGGTCATCTACCTGCGCGCATCCTTGGACGCGCTGATGGAACGGATCGCCCTGCGCGACCGCCCCTACGAGCGCAACATGGACCGCGACTACATCCGCGAACTCAGCGAAGCCTACGAGCGGTTCTTTGAGCATTATACCCAAAGTCCGGTTTTGACGCTAGACACGGACACCCTGAACTACGTCCGCAATTCCGACGACCTGAACCTGGTCCTGGAGCGAGTCCGAAGCGCCCTGCGCCACGCGCCGTACCAGCAGCCGCTCATTGAAATCCCGTAG
- a CDS encoding deoxynucleoside kinase has product MGKFIAVAGNVGVGKSTLTHLLSARLGWEPFYEAVDDNPYLADFYSDMRRWSFHSQIFFLSRRLRHHREILSHPNTVIQDRSVYEDAEIFARNLYLQGHMQARDYRCYRELYEVLTQFLPPPDLVVYLRASVPTLQHRIALRGRDFERQIPDEYLAQLNTLYEDWIEGFTLCPVLTVPADQLDFVKYNSHLELICEKILDKLQGKEVVVFD; this is encoded by the coding sequence ATGGGCAAGTTTATCGCAGTGGCGGGGAATGTGGGCGTCGGCAAGTCCACGCTGACACACCTGTTGAGCGCGCGGCTGGGCTGGGAGCCGTTCTATGAAGCCGTGGACGACAACCCGTATCTGGCGGACTTCTACAGCGACATGCGGCGATGGAGTTTCCACTCGCAGATCTTCTTCCTGTCGCGCCGCCTGCGCCACCATCGGGAAATCCTCAGCCACCCCAATACGGTGATCCAGGACCGCAGCGTGTACGAAGACGCGGAAATCTTCGCCCGCAACCTGTATCTCCAGGGGCACATGCAGGCCCGCGACTACCGCTGCTACCGCGAATTGTACGAGGTGCTGACCCAGTTCCTGCCCCCGCCGGACCTGGTCGTGTACCTGCGGGCCTCGGTGCCCACGCTCCAGCATCGCATCGCGCTGCGCGGGCGCGACTTTGAACGCCAGATTCCCGACGAGTACCTGGCCCAGTTGAACACCCTGTACGAGGACTGGATTGAAGGCTTCACCCTCTGCCCTGTGCTCACGGTTCCCGCCGACCAGTTGGACTTCGTGAAGTACAACTCGCACCTTGAGTTGATCTGCGAGAAAATCCTAGACAAACTTCAGGGGAAGGAAGTCGTCGTCTTTGACTGA
- a CDS encoding pyridoxal-phosphate dependent enzyme has translation MIDLTLHPESLQRSVQRARERHIIIPTFAQMKDPSLIPDSIKARLKNVGLWDVNPLNLFRITWKNEPVPFGGGFDGVNYVELPPSLTGVPARIIALVGKWFPTGAHKVGATFGCLVPRLVTGQFDPSYHKAVWPSTGNFCRGGAYNAALLGCESIAILPEEMSRERFEWLSKLAGEVIATPGCESNVKEIFDKCWELRRTRGDKVFIFNQFEEFGNYLWHYEVTGHAMEEVLRQVMGPRDEYRGVVLTTGSAGTIGCGDYMKQVFPASKVAASEALQCPTLLLNGFGGHRIEGIGDKHVPWVHNIKNTDLVMAIDDEACVSLVRLFNEPAGRAYLVKRGVPESLVGRLDLLGISSIANVLSAIKFAKWYELGEHDIVLTVWTDSMELYQSRVQELRAERGEYTEKDAAADYSRYLLGCSVDYVEELGYWDRKRVHNLKYFTWVEQQGKTVAEIQAQWYDPDYWTGFQRQVPEIDALIQQFNEMTGLLKG, from the coding sequence ATGATTGACCTGACCCTTCACCCTGAATCTCTGCAACGTTCGGTGCAGCGGGCCCGCGAACGGCACATCATCATCCCCACCTTCGCCCAGATGAAAGACCCGTCGCTCATCCCCGACTCCATCAAGGCGCGGCTGAAGAACGTCGGCTTGTGGGACGTGAATCCCCTCAACCTGTTCCGCATCACGTGGAAGAACGAGCCGGTGCCCTTCGGCGGCGGGTTTGACGGGGTCAACTACGTGGAACTGCCGCCTTCGCTAACGGGGGTGCCCGCCCGCATCATCGCCCTCGTGGGCAAATGGTTCCCCACGGGCGCGCACAAGGTGGGCGCCACCTTTGGCTGCCTGGTTCCGCGGCTGGTAACGGGCCAGTTTGACCCTTCCTACCACAAGGCCGTCTGGCCGTCCACCGGCAACTTCTGCCGGGGCGGGGCGTACAACGCCGCGCTCCTGGGTTGCGAGTCCATCGCCATCCTGCCCGAGGAAATGAGCCGCGAGCGGTTTGAGTGGCTATCCAAACTCGCCGGCGAGGTGATCGCCACCCCAGGCTGCGAAAGCAACGTCAAGGAAATCTTTGACAAATGCTGGGAACTCCGCAGGACCCGCGGCGACAAAGTCTTCATCTTCAACCAGTTTGAGGAGTTCGGCAACTACCTTTGGCATTACGAGGTCACCGGCCACGCGATGGAAGAAGTGCTGCGCCAGGTGATGGGGCCGCGCGACGAGTACCGAGGCGTGGTGCTCACCACCGGCTCGGCGGGCACCATCGGCTGCGGCGACTACATGAAGCAGGTCTTCCCCGCCAGCAAGGTCGCCGCCAGCGAGGCGCTCCAGTGTCCCACGCTGCTCCTCAACGGCTTCGGCGGACACCGCATTGAGGGCATCGGCGACAAGCACGTGCCCTGGGTGCACAACATCAAGAACACCGATCTCGTGATGGCCATAGACGACGAAGCGTGCGTCAGCCTGGTGCGCCTATTCAACGAGCCGGCCGGTCGGGCCTACCTGGTCAAGCGCGGCGTCCCCGAATCCCTCGTCGGGCGGCTGGACCTGCTGGGCATCTCCAGCATCGCCAACGTCCTGTCGGCCATCAAGTTCGCCAAGTGGTACGAACTCGGCGAGCACGACATCGTGCTGACGGTCTGGACCGACTCCATGGAACTGTACCAGAGCCGCGTGCAGGAATTGCGCGCCGAGCGCGGCGAGTACACCGAAAAGGACGCCGCGGCCGACTACAGCCGCTACCTGCTGGGGTGCAGCGTGGACTACGTGGAGGAACTGGGCTACTGGGACCGCAAGCGGGTGCACAACCTCAAGTACTTCACATGGGTAGAGCAGCAGGGCAAGACCGTGGCCGAGATTCAGGCCCAGTGGTACGACCCGGACTACTGGACCGGGTTCCAGCGCCAGGTTCCGGAGATAGACGCGCTCATCCAGCAGTTCAACGAGATGACGGGATTGCTGAAGGGCTAG
- a CDS encoding nitroreductase family protein, protein MEDSLFFRRHSKRSFLDKPVPEDALLRILEAARWAPSANNNQPWRFVVVRDPQRLAAFREALNRGNRWAWKAPVLIAVCARAEDDYVRKDDPVSYHLFACGLGVENLLLAAVQEGLMGHPMAGYSAPKVKAALDIPEAYSVVAVVALGYEGPIDLLDEETRAKDEKPRTRKPFAETVAWDRWTFGEGAGSRE, encoded by the coding sequence ATGGAGGACTCTCTTTTCTTCCGCCGACATAGCAAGCGGTCCTTTCTGGACAAACCCGTGCCCGAAGATGCCCTGCTGCGCATTTTGGAGGCGGCGCGCTGGGCTCCCTCGGCCAACAACAATCAGCCGTGGCGGTTTGTCGTGGTGCGCGACCCGCAGCGCCTGGCGGCATTTCGGGAGGCGCTGAACCGCGGCAACCGCTGGGCGTGGAAGGCTCCGGTGCTCATCGCGGTGTGCGCACGGGCCGAGGACGACTATGTGCGCAAGGATGACCCCGTCTCGTACCATCTGTTCGCGTGCGGGTTGGGGGTGGAGAACCTGCTGCTGGCGGCCGTGCAGGAGGGGCTGATGGGCCACCCGATGGCTGGCTACAGCGCGCCCAAGGTGAAGGCGGCCCTGGACATCCCGGAAGCGTACAGCGTCGTGGCGGTGGTCGCGCTGGGATACGAAGGCCCCATTGACCTGCTGGACGAGGAGACGCGGGCCAAGGATGAGAAGCCGCGCACGCGCAAGCCGTTTGCGGAGACGGTGGCGTGGGATCGCTGGACGTTCGGGGAGGGCGCAGGGAGCCGCGAGTGA
- a CDS encoding metallophosphoesterase — protein MKIAVMSDSHDNIWNLEKALRRVQGADVLLFCGDLCAPFSLKMLADGFAGPIHVMQGNNDGDVALLLRVASGSGRVRLYTDGLAELELGGRKIALTHYPHIAAAIAPSGRYDAVFFGHTHKAVHTWEGRTLVLNPGEVMGRFGKPTFALYDTETHEAETVEF, from the coding sequence ATGAAGATCGCGGTCATGTCCGATAGCCACGACAACATCTGGAATCTGGAGAAGGCGCTGCGGCGGGTTCAGGGGGCCGATGTGCTCCTGTTCTGCGGCGACCTGTGCGCGCCGTTCTCGCTGAAGATGCTGGCCGACGGGTTCGCGGGGCCGATCCACGTCATGCAGGGCAACAACGACGGCGACGTGGCGCTTCTGCTCCGCGTGGCCTCGGGGAGCGGGCGCGTTCGCCTGTACACGGATGGCCTGGCGGAATTGGAACTGGGCGGCCGGAAGATCGCGCTGACCCATTACCCGCACATCGCCGCGGCCATCGCCCCGTCGGGACGGTACGACGCCGTCTTCTTCGGCCACACCCACAAGGCCGTCCACACGTGGGAGGGGCGCACCCTGGTGCTCAACCCAGGCGAGGTGATGGGGCGTTTCGGGAAGCCGACTTTTGCGTTGTACGATACGGAAACCCACGAGGCCGAGACCGTGGAGTTCTAA
- the holB gene encoding DNA polymerase III subunit delta': MWNIIGHEWAVRLLSGSLADGRLSHAYLFTGPPGVGKTTLALNFAQAIVCEGSEPPCQQCAPCQQVARLTHPDVRLVEADGATFKIGQVRELEREAALAPHSARHRVYILAETERMSREAANALLKTLEEPPEPVVLILLASDAALLPPTIVSRCQCLDLRPVPLRQLAQSLVEREGADPAQAELLARASGGRPGWAISALRDPSVMQARIRHLDDLQRLLGSDLVERWQWAAEASTDRRAVRELLDFWVSWWRDVLLVAAGQGDNIANLDRRDALQAVAAWCPADSARAFLAQALRTMRSLAQNVNTRLALEVLTMDMPSAPRRQETHGG, from the coding sequence ATGTGGAACATAATCGGGCATGAATGGGCCGTTCGCCTCCTGTCCGGCAGCCTTGCGGACGGGCGGTTGTCCCATGCGTACCTGTTCACGGGGCCGCCAGGGGTGGGCAAGACCACGCTGGCCCTGAACTTCGCGCAGGCCATCGTGTGCGAGGGCAGCGAGCCGCCCTGCCAACAATGCGCCCCCTGCCAGCAGGTCGCGCGGCTGACCCATCCCGACGTGCGGCTGGTGGAAGCCGATGGCGCGACGTTCAAGATCGGCCAGGTGCGCGAACTGGAGCGAGAGGCGGCGCTGGCGCCCCATTCGGCCCGCCACCGCGTGTACATCCTGGCCGAGACCGAGCGCATGTCCAGAGAGGCGGCCAATGCGCTCCTAAAGACGCTGGAGGAGCCGCCGGAGCCGGTCGTGCTGATCCTGCTGGCCAGCGATGCGGCCCTGCTTCCGCCGACCATCGTGTCGCGCTGCCAGTGCCTGGATCTGCGGCCGGTGCCGCTGCGCCAACTGGCGCAGTCGCTGGTGGAGCGCGAGGGGGCCGACCCCGCGCAGGCCGAACTCCTGGCGAGGGCGAGCGGCGGCAGGCCCGGCTGGGCCATCTCGGCCCTGCGCGACCCGTCGGTCATGCAGGCGCGCATCCGGCATCTGGACGACCTGCAACGCCTGCTGGGGAGCGACCTAGTAGAGCGGTGGCAATGGGCCGCCGAGGCCTCCACCGACCGGCGCGCCGTGCGCGAACTGCTGGACTTCTGGGTGTCCTGGTGGCGCGACGTGCTCCTGGTGGCCGCGGGCCAGGGCGACAACATCGCCAACCTGGACCGCCGCGACGCCTTGCAGGCCGTGGCCGCCTGGTGCCCGGCTGACAGCGCCCGCGCCTTTCTCGCCCAGGCGCTGCGCACCATGCGGAGCCTGGCGCAAAACGTCAACACGCGGCTGGCGCTGGAGGTTCTGACCATGGACATGCCTTCGGCGCCCCGACGGCAAGAAACTCACGGAGGGTGA
- a CDS encoding stage 0 sporulation family protein yields the protein MPRVVGIRFKPATKIYYFDPQDHDLKAGDFVVVETTRGKEIGRVVIPPTDVPENEVVGQLKPIERVATAWDTMQMHQRQAEEPKLLAQCRAKVAESRLPMKVIRAEQSFDGTRITFYFTAEQRVDFRQLVKDLAKMFKARIELRQVGVRDDAKLLGGIGICGRPLCCATFLSEFHQVAIKMAKQQDLPLSPNEISGVCGRLLCCLAYEYETYAELRKNLPKKNEIVQTPYGQGKVVEVHPLKEQVVVLFEDGDTKTVSAAELGLKPGAGRSSEHEEPDDTPEADEDDWPAD from the coding sequence ATGCCAAGAGTTGTAGGAATACGGTTCAAACCGGCTACGAAGATTTACTATTTTGACCCGCAAGACCATGACCTGAAAGCGGGGGACTTCGTCGTGGTGGAGACCACCCGCGGCAAAGAAATCGGCCGGGTCGTCATCCCGCCGACCGATGTCCCCGAAAACGAAGTGGTGGGGCAACTCAAGCCCATAGAGCGCGTGGCCACCGCCTGGGACACGATGCAGATGCACCAGCGGCAGGCTGAGGAGCCGAAACTCCTCGCCCAGTGCCGCGCCAAGGTGGCCGAATCCCGCCTGCCCATGAAGGTCATCCGCGCCGAGCAGAGTTTTGACGGCACACGCATCACCTTCTACTTCACGGCGGAACAGCGTGTGGACTTCCGCCAACTGGTCAAGGACCTGGCCAAAATGTTCAAGGCGCGGATAGAACTGCGACAGGTGGGTGTGCGGGACGACGCCAAACTCCTGGGCGGCATCGGGATATGCGGTCGGCCCCTGTGCTGCGCCACGTTCCTGTCCGAGTTCCACCAAGTCGCCATCAAGATGGCGAAGCAGCAGGACCTGCCGTTGAGCCCCAACGAAATCTCGGGGGTCTGCGGGCGGCTGCTGTGCTGCCTGGCCTACGAGTACGAGACCTACGCGGAACTGCGCAAGAACCTGCCCAAGAAGAACGAGATCGTGCAGACGCCCTACGGCCAGGGGAAGGTCGTTGAGGTGCACCCGCTGAAGGAACAGGTGGTCGTCCTGTTTGAAGACGGCGACACCAAAACCGTCAGCGCCGCGGAACTGGGCCTGAAACCAGGCGCGGGCAGATCATCCGAGCACGAGGAACCCGACGACACGCCAGAGGCCGATGAGGACGATTGGCCGGCGGACTAA
- a CDS encoding PHP domain-containing protein: MPSTVDLHLHTLCSDGEFPPEEVVRQAASKGLRTIAIADHDTMAGIPQAMRSAHVVCLRLIPAVEISCELAEGEVHLLGYFVDWDRDTPLSRMLARFRASRAERARAMLEKLARLGMPLTWGEVEAFAGGESVGRPHVAQALAARGYVQSVAEAFERYLFRGGPAYVPRFKLTPEEAIALIHDSGGVAVLAHPLDIVDVIGWLAGEGLDGLEAYYPGYTPDVSAQIVVIAQRNGLIVTGGSDYHGPCVSPGIEIGSVDVPEEVVQALDERRSALHGTRAAR, encoded by the coding sequence ATGCCGTCCACCGTGGATTTGCACCTTCATACCCTGTGTTCGGACGGCGAGTTCCCGCCAGAGGAGGTCGTGCGGCAGGCTGCGTCCAAAGGGCTGCGCACCATCGCCATCGCCGATCATGATACGATGGCCGGGATTCCGCAGGCCATGCGGAGCGCACATGTGGTGTGCCTGCGCCTGATTCCGGCTGTGGAGATATCCTGCGAGTTGGCCGAGGGGGAAGTCCACCTCCTCGGCTATTTCGTGGACTGGGACAGGGATACGCCCCTGTCGCGGATGCTGGCCCGGTTTCGCGCGTCGCGGGCCGAGCGCGCCCGGGCGATGCTGGAGAAACTGGCGCGCCTGGGCATGCCCCTGACCTGGGGCGAGGTGGAGGCCTTTGCGGGCGGCGAAAGCGTGGGTCGGCCCCACGTGGCCCAGGCGCTGGCCGCTCGCGGGTATGTGCAGAGCGTGGCGGAGGCCTTTGAGCGTTACCTGTTCCGGGGCGGGCCGGCCTATGTCCCGCGCTTCAAACTGACTCCCGAGGAGGCCATCGCCCTGATTCACGACTCGGGCGGGGTGGCCGTTCTGGCGCACCCGCTGGACATCGTGGATGTCATCGGCTGGCTCGCCGGCGAGGGGCTGGACGGGCTGGAGGCGTACTATCCCGGCTATACGCCCGACGTGTCCGCGCAGATTGTGGTCATCGCGCAACGCAACGGCCTCATCGTTACCGGCGGGTCCGACTACCACGGGCCGTGCGTGTCGCCGGGGATAGAGATCGGCTCCGTGGATGTGCCCGAGGAGGTTGTGCAGGCCCTGGACGAACGGCGCAGCGCCCTCCATGGGACGCGGGCCGCGCGTTAG
- a CDS encoding stage V sporulation protein S — protein sequence MEIIKVSAKSRSTAVAGAIAGVIREVGRAEVQAIGAGAVNQAIKAVAIARGYLALEGMDIVCIPAFAEVDIEGQERTALKMVVEPR from the coding sequence ATGGAAATCATCAAGGTCTCGGCGAAGTCCAGATCCACTGCGGTAGCGGGAGCCATTGCGGGGGTGATCCGGGAGGTCGGCCGCGCGGAGGTGCAGGCTATTGGCGCTGGAGCCGTCAACCAGGCCATCAAGGCGGTGGCTATCGCCAGAGGATATCTGGCACTGGAAGGAATGGACATCGTTTGCATCCCGGCGTTCGCGGAAGTGGACATTGAAGGACAGGAGCGAACGGCACTAAAGATGGTCGTTGAGCCTCGCTAG
- a CDS encoding DUF4352 domain-containing protein, with the protein MTRGQIALLVALGATVLAVYVLLGLLVAGRIPIGLPPAPTDMPVPTPTLTPAPGMSRQNPMPFGETIATDSMEIHVLEVHRHANALISPLNSPIPEGHEVVVVNVEVHNRGTAPITLSPGTFRLTGDRAILYQRPPLLLDNELRGELAPGESRSGYLAFVVADGEDNLALAFIPSGSMSDEGARWLWADPDANPQAFAVQGVAPTASPRTGGSRLNPALMRQPAVADDQLEISVLAVQRDAWPVIREMSPLNQPPEPDKEYVLVRLRVRFVGQMDQLLSVNWWAFRMTGADNILYPNPSLILTDELKGDLFPTGTLEGNLAFQVRRGEENLILAYDPSGVGVKIGRGVRWFWATETPNLDLLKMPVRASAALPASGRSSQQPAPIGVPVLSDGQIEITVEDAVLLPDDASTWDRWTLPVPEPGRHYVVVTVVARNLAPEERPQAIHWDGFLLHEPAGASVYKPTVLGGCELEGDAFTGATLRAYLVFQVASGQRFLLSYDPAGLGNTMSYRWFAIEL; encoded by the coding sequence ATGACCAGAGGACAAATCGCTCTGCTCGTTGCACTTGGCGCGACGGTGCTGGCCGTATATGTTCTGCTCGGTCTGCTGGTAGCAGGGCGCATCCCCATCGGCTTGCCGCCCGCCCCCACCGACATGCCCGTGCCGACCCCCACCCTGACCCCCGCCCCCGGCATGAGCCGCCAGAACCCCATGCCCTTCGGCGAGACCATTGCCACCGACAGCATGGAAATCCACGTCCTTGAGGTGCACCGCCACGCCAATGCGCTCATCTCCCCCCTCAACTCGCCCATCCCAGAAGGCCACGAGGTGGTCGTGGTCAACGTGGAGGTGCACAACCGTGGAACCGCGCCCATCACCCTAAGCCCGGGGACGTTTCGGCTGACGGGAGACCGCGCCATCCTCTACCAGCGGCCGCCGCTGCTGCTGGACAACGAACTGCGCGGGGAACTGGCCCCCGGCGAGAGCCGCTCGGGCTACCTGGCCTTCGTCGTGGCCGACGGGGAGGACAACCTGGCCCTGGCGTTCATCCCATCGGGGAGCATGTCAGACGAAGGGGCGCGGTGGCTGTGGGCCGACCCCGATGCGAACCCCCAGGCCTTCGCCGTCCAGGGGGTAGCCCCGACGGCCTCGCCGCGCACCGGCGGGAGCCGCCTCAACCCCGCCCTCATGCGCCAGCCCGCCGTGGCCGACGACCAACTGGAGATCAGCGTCCTCGCCGTCCAGCGAGACGCCTGGCCCGTCATACGGGAGATGAGCCCACTGAACCAGCCGCCCGAACCCGACAAAGAGTACGTGCTCGTGCGCCTGCGCGTGCGCTTCGTGGGCCAGATGGATCAACTCCTGTCGGTCAACTGGTGGGCCTTCCGCATGACCGGCGCGGACAACATCCTGTACCCCAACCCGTCGCTCATCCTGACGGATGAACTCAAGGGCGACCTGTTCCCGACCGGCACGTTGGAGGGCAACCTGGCGTTCCAGGTGCGGCGCGGGGAAGAGAACCTCATCCTGGCGTATGACCCTTCGGGCGTGGGGGTGAAAATCGGGCGGGGGGTTCGCTGGTTCTGGGCCACCGAGACGCCCAACCTGGATTTGCTGAAGATGCCGGTGCGGGCGTCGGCGGCCCTGCCCGCTTCGGGGCGCTCGTCGCAGCAGCCCGCGCCCATTGGCGTGCCCGTGCTGTCCGACGGGCAGATAGAGATCACGGTGGAGGACGCGGTTCTCCTGCCCGACGACGCCAGCACCTGGGATCGGTGGACGCTGCCCGTGCCCGAACCGGGGAGGCACTACGTGGTCGTTACGGTGGTGGCGCGGAACCTGGCGCCGGAGGAGCGCCCCCAGGCGATCCACTGGGATGGCTTCCTGCTGCACGAGCCGGCGGGGGCTTCGGTGTACAAGCCCACCGTGCTGGGGGGCTGCGAACTTGAGGGCGACGCTTTCACCGGCGCCACGCTGCGGGCCTATCTGGTCTTCCAGGTGGCCAGCGGCCAGCGGTTCCTCCTCTCCTACGACCCCGCCGGCCTGGGCAACACCATGTCCTACCGGTGGTTCGCCATAGAACTGTAG
- the groL gene encoding chaperonin GroEL (60 kDa chaperone family; promotes refolding of misfolded polypeptides especially under stressful conditions; forms two stacked rings of heptamers to form a barrel-shaped 14mer; ends can be capped by GroES; misfolded proteins enter the barrel where they are refolded when GroES binds), protein MAKQLVFAEEARRNLKLGMDILANAVITTLGPKGRNVALDKKFGAPTITHDGVTVAKEIELEDHFQNMGVQLLKEAATKTNDVAGDGTTTATVLAHTIVTEGLKNVAAGANPMLIKRGIELATSAVVEAIKAEAKEVKDKDDIANVAAISAADKTIGALIAEVMDKVGKDGVITVEESKGLEFETEYVEGMQLDRGYISPYFITNPERMEAVLEEPYILITDKKISAATDIVPVLEKLVQVGKREVLVIAEDVDGEALATLVLNKLRGMINCVAIKAPGFGDRRKAMLQDIAILTNGTVISEEVGRKLESVTIADLGRADRVVATKEDTTIIGGKGDPEKIKGRIDQIKAEIEISTSDYDKEKLQERLAKLAGGVAIIRVGAATEVELKEKKHRVEDALSATRAAVEEGIVPGGGVALINAIPALDKVQETGDVATGVAIVRRALEEPLRRIVENAGMDGAVVLDTVRRLQKEQNNLNIGYDVLANDYGDMVAKGIIDPAKVTRSAVENAASIAAMILTTEALISDLPEKEKAGTPPMPEY, encoded by the coding sequence ATGGCGAAACAACTGGTTTTTGCAGAAGAAGCGCGACGCAATTTGAAACTAGGTATGGACATCCTGGCGAATGCCGTCATCACCACCCTGGGGCCCAAGGGGCGCAACGTCGCCCTGGACAAGAAGTTCGGCGCCCCCACCATCACCCATGACGGCGTAACCGTCGCCAAGGAGATTGAACTGGAAGACCACTTCCAGAATATGGGCGTGCAACTGCTGAAGGAGGCCGCTACCAAGACCAACGACGTGGCGGGCGACGGCACCACCACCGCCACCGTGCTGGCCCACACCATCGTTACCGAGGGGCTGAAGAACGTGGCCGCGGGCGCCAACCCGATGCTCATCAAGCGCGGCATTGAACTGGCCACGTCCGCCGTGGTAGAGGCCATCAAGGCCGAGGCGAAGGAAGTCAAGGACAAGGACGACATCGCCAACGTGGCCGCCATTTCCGCCGCCGACAAGACCATCGGCGCGCTCATCGCCGAGGTCATGGACAAGGTGGGCAAGGACGGCGTCATCACGGTGGAAGAGTCCAAGGGCCTGGAGTTTGAGACCGAGTACGTAGAGGGTATGCAACTGGATCGCGGCTACATCTCGCCCTATTTCATCACCAACCCCGAGCGGATGGAGGCCGTCCTGGAGGAGCCGTACATCCTCATCACGGACAAGAAGATTTCCGCGGCCACCGACATCGTCCCTGTGCTGGAGAAGTTGGTCCAGGTGGGCAAGCGCGAGGTGCTCGTCATCGCCGAGGATGTGGACGGCGAGGCGCTGGCGACCCTCGTGCTCAACAAACTGCGGGGCATGATCAACTGCGTCGCCATCAAGGCCCCTGGCTTCGGTGATCGCCGCAAGGCTATGCTGCAGGACATCGCGATCCTGACCAACGGGACCGTCATCAGCGAGGAAGTGGGCCGCAAGTTGGAGTCGGTAACCATCGCCGACCTGGGGCGGGCCGACCGCGTCGTCGCCACCAAGGAGGACACCACCATCATCGGCGGCAAGGGCGATCCCGAGAAGATCAAGGGCCGCATTGACCAGATCAAGGCCGAGATTGAAATCTCCACGTCGGACTACGACAAGGAGAAATTGCAGGAGCGGCTCGCCAAACTCGCGGGCGGCGTCGCGATCATCCGCGTGGGCGCGGCGACCGAGGTTGAACTGAAGGAGAAGAAGCACCGCGTGGAGGACGCGCTCTCGGCGACCCGCGCGGCCGTGGAAGAGGGGATTGTCCCGGGCGGCGGCGTGGCCCTCATCAACGCCATCCCGGCGCTGGACAAGGTGCAGGAGACCGGCGATGTAGCGACCGGCGTCGCGATTGTGCGCCGCGCCCTGGAGGAGCCCCTGCGCCGCATCGTGGAGAATGCCGGCATGGACGGCGCCGTGGTTCTGGACACCGTGCGTCGGCTCCAGAAGGAGCAGAATAACCTCAACATCGGCTACGACGTGTTGGCCAACGATTACGGCGACATGGTGGCCAAGGGCATCATTGACCCGGCCAAGGTTACCCGCTCGGCCGTGGAGAACGCCGCCAGCATCGCGGCCATGATCCTGACCACCGAGGCGCTCATCTCCGACCTGCCGGAGAAGGAGAAGGCCGGCACCCCGCCGATGCCCGAGTACTAG
- the groES gene encoding co-chaperone GroES has protein sequence MTVKLKPLADRVVVEPIEQEEKSAGGIILPETAKEKPQKGVVIAVGPGRYGEEDERVPMEVKVGDKVLYAKYAGTEVKVNDKKLLILKESDILAIFEE, from the coding sequence ATGACAGTCAAACTCAAACCCCTTGCAGACCGTGTAGTTGTGGAACCCATTGAGCAGGAAGAGAAATCCGCAGGCGGCATCATCTTGCCCGAGACCGCCAAGGAGAAGCCCCAGAAGGGCGTCGTCATCGCAGTCGGCCCGGGCCGCTATGGCGAAGAGGACGAGCGCGTCCCCATGGAAGTCAAGGTGGGCGACAAGGTCCTGTATGCCAAGTACGCCGGCACCGAGGTCAAGGTCAACGACAAGAAACTCCTGATTCTCAAGGAAAGCGACATTCTGGCGATCTTTGAGGAATAA